The following are encoded in a window of Fusarium oxysporum f. sp. lycopersici 4287 chromosome 5, whole genome shotgun sequence genomic DNA:
- a CDS encoding hypothetical protein (At least one base has a quality score < 10): MSTLPVLNISSIIFRYSGLVGNLIAISSAARVPPGSPPLRYIYDQLLAIQSELQDGLLSLQEERALSADRNFTTILKCARACARDCGTLLKAAETNLERETQNGQGGQFLQLVDQLFVPSYFGNLQDSINEYTRPSTRHLANNIICHVHDQLRDIENRLSVSLGCNAFEELQRSTGLVDAQLGQIPCGTEAWDEVCDRLQHILFKLYHLQTAVPMLCALNYSERSLRQSRISTALKGTFSWVFQEQTDDVINAQSSLRRWLTSDQSLFWVTGKSCSGKSTLMKFVSEHQDTRTLLQKWAGHRELLIVNHYFDAMGLPIQRSFEGLLRSLVFGILSAKPSLLKNSPSSLVSASSALPATFKFGHIFSSITKNAVPVKMCFFIDGLDEYEGDHARLCQLIEDVAALSYAKIIVSSRPRGAFEDSFGSSTETTLSLEEVNRGDINKYIKFHLEGSPLQKNKDCSKYKDLDLESLSAQAQGDFLWAVLVTRFLLEDPSPLADAYNGAENVEDIPHNLSGLAKIVAESPNLQCYGKAAEYLTIAREAKRCLAAEILFFHNLDFANDMYAFMTPTDLLSPHDEDTKELHHQIRRDIMQTCRGLLEVVDGQVVFVHRAVLELIHSEEFCNFLLTKVRKGFDSDLSVFKASVSWFKRKRFRSGEFVDLQPEPAAVSLTYVQSLSKFHKKLGSTLPDFQDTFNHPVDVYWMTKAVNIRGGFHNVCKHERWLDVIKDLGYSDDTAVSVSDPVKKLYKRWLHPYEEHLHRKKLEEHDPMKDIEDLVESLRKCLEYARRCDQKENTVATTWALLDNVEESLLSMTARNQFNISDVSMARGIYRHLVIESGIQRYIANKLWVDPGYCDNKYSQKYRSPLCSALGAAPHNLHPAHLSPESMDRSLFKSLLALGHEPNKFHHTGETPWVSFVNTHIPNTLSNSPPGLNKININLINEISILMLEHGARPGDHVELLDKKSRTWKVPIWFKFLMLAHWVPAFQQATFERVFSMMLERTPDIPDSRALLELKSDGETYEWIPFPLWTICADNFALPNISDSSPSDAGFVFRIFVGSCEKNLNNLEVSERSRKYLSSYFLPDYPELGRQILMLIPGSDSRTIGFTTITSVTRDGNTESISGRNSTVATSIELPEGIEVESRKEGAMCNGARAEVDAIIDEVGSIQSIDEDIQSHNSSIARTPGIIAAERQIGDLLSRHPDLRFIIDVSSELMPKERLERNIRRSLKHLYLKLREQTEKHIEIQVLTTRMLKGRGSRTRISKRTVDGELASPSPRNSNEEDEEIRPSFRKDRAYLNNWILKTELSARPDEKPQQPADAADDTKLTESDDDMCEERESDSEEFQAVQVAEEFLMKGPPFQAFLAHLGLSLLPDTLRQVMQLAAWDTIELINTPAEVSISDQIKTSVEKLTGSPWDWWPLKPPEVPLRRGYVRMNWACVSYYEYKTLSM, translated from the exons ATGAGTACTTTACCGGTACTTAATATATCAAGCATAATTTTCCGTTATTCTGGCCTTGTCGGAAATCTCATAGCTATCTCTTCAGCAGCCCGTGTTCCGCCAGGAAGTCCCCCCTTGCGGTATATATATGATCAACTCCTTGCGATCCAGTCGGAATTACAAGATGGCCTCCTTTCTTTACAGGAGGAAAGAGCCCTATCGGCTGACAGAAACTTTACTACGATACTAAAATGCGCGAGAGCGTGTGCAAGGGACTGTGGTACTCTTCTTAAGGCTGCCGAGACAAATCTCGAGAGAGAGACTCAAAATGGGCAAGGGGGACAGTTCCTGCAGTTAGTTGATCAGCTGTTCGTGCCTTCATATTTTGGGAATCTTCAAGACTCGATCAATGAGTATACTCGACCAAGTACTCGCCACTTGGCGAA CAACATCATATGCCATGTGCATGACCAATTGAGAGACATTGAAAACCGGTTAAGCGTTTCTCTGGGATGCAATGCTTTTGAAGAGCTCCAAAGGTCCACAGGCCTTGTTGACGCTCAACTCGGCCAAATTCCTTGCGGAACAGAGGCTTGGGATGAAGTCTGTGACAGACTGCAACACATATTGTTCAAACTTTACCACCTACAGACAGCAGTCCCAATGTTATGCGCCCTCAACTATAGCGAGAGATCACTTCGCCAGAGTAGGATCTCGACAGCTCTTAAGGGAACGTTCTCCTGGGTCTTTCAAGAACAAACAGACGATGTCATCAATGCTCAATCCTCGTTGCGTCGCTGGCTCACTTCAGATCAGAGCCTTTTTTGGGTCACAGGCAAATCATGTTCAGGGAAATCGACATTGATGAAATTTGTTTCTGAACATCAGGATACCCGGACCTTACTGCAGAAATGGGCTGGGCATAGGGAGCTATTGATCGTCAATCACTACTTTGATGCTATGGGTCTACCAATCCAGAGATCATTTGAGGGACTTCTGAGATCCCTCGTATTTGGAATTCTCAGTGCAAAGCCAAGTCTCTTGAAGAATTCGCCGTCGAGTCTTGTTTCAGCATCGAGCGCCCTGCCGGCAACTTTCAAATTCGGACATATATTCAGCTCCATAACGAAGAATGCTGTTCCAGTCAAAATGTGTTTCTTTATCGATGGGCTGGATGAATATGAGGGAGATCATGCAAGGCTTTGTCAACTGATAGAAGATGTGGCAGCCCTCTCCTATGCCAAAATCATTGTCTCTAGCAGACCACGGGGTGCATTTGAGGATTCATTCGGTAGTTCTACTGAAACCACACTATCTCTGGAAGAGGTCAATCGAGGTGATATCAACAAATACATCAAATTTCATTTGGAGGGAAGCCCTTTGCAAAAGAATAAGGACTGTTCGAAGTATAAggatcttgatctcgagTCCCTCAGTGCTCAAGCACAGGGGGACTTCCTCTGGGCTGTTTTGGTAACTCGTTTTCTCCTTGAGGATCCGTCTCCTTTGGCTGATGCCTACAACGGAGCAGAAAATGTTGAAGACATCCCCCACAACTTATCAGGCCTAGCAAAGATTGTGGCAGAATCCCCGAACTTACAGTGTTATGGAAAAGCTGCTGAGTATCTGACAATCGCTCGCGAAGCAAAACGATGCCTAGCTGCCGAAATTCTCTTCTTTCACAACCTCGACTTTGCCAATGATATGTACGCTTTTATGACACCAACGGACCTTTTATCGCCCCATGACGAAGATACAAAAGAACTACATCACCAGATTCGTCGTGACATCATGCAGACATGTAGAGGACTGCTGGAAGTTGTCGATGGCCAAGTTGTCTTCGTGCATCGAGCTGTTTTGGAATTGATACATTCCGAAGAGTTTTGTAACTTCTTACTCACAAAGGTTCGGAAAGGGTTCGATTCTGATCTCTCAGTCTTCAAAGCATCCGTTTCTTGGTTCAAGCGCAAACGTTTCAGGAGCGGCGAATTCGTCGACTTACAGCCAGAGCCTGCAGCGGTCAGTTTAACATATGTACAGAGCCTTTCAAAGTTTCATAAGAAATTAGGGAGTACCTTGCCGGATTTTCAGGATACATTCAATCACCCAGTCGACGTTTACTGGATGACAAAGGCTGTCAACATCCGAGGAGGCTTTCACAACGTATGCAAGCACGAAAGATGGCTGGATGTTATCAAAGACTTGGGATATAGCGACGATACTGCAGTATCAGTTTCAGACCCAGTCAAGAAGCTGTATAagcgatggcttcatccaTACGAAGAGCACCTGCACCGAAAGAAGCTAGAAGAACACGACCCTATGAAAGATATTGAAGACCTTGTTGAGAGCTTGAGGAAGTGTCTTGAATACGCACGACGTTGCGATCAAAAGGAAAATACTGTCGCCACGACTTGGGCACTCCTTGACAACGTTGAAGAAAGTCTGTTGTCCATGACCGCGAGGAATCAATTCAACATATCGGATGTATCTATGGCAAGGGGCATTTACCGTCATCTTGTGATTGAATCCGGTATCCAGAGATACATCGCGAACAAACTCTGGGTTGATCCAGGATATTGTGATAACAAATATTCACAGAAGTACCGATCACCTCTATGTTCTGCGCTTGGAGCGGCACCACATAACCTTCATCCTGCGCATCTAAGTCCAGAGTCTATGGATAGATCACTCTTCaaatctcttcttgctcttgggcATGAGCCAAATAAGTTTCACCATACAGGGGAGACACCCTGGGTGTCTTTTGTGAATACCCATATTCCTAACACATTGTCCAATTCACCCCCGGGGCTCAACAAGATAAACATCAATTTGATAAATGAGATATCTATTCTCATGCTTGAACATGGGGCCAGGCCAGGGGATCATGTCGAACTTCTAGACAAGAAATCGAGGACGTGGAAAGTTCCAATTTGGTTCAAGTTCCTTATGCTGGCCCATTGGGTACCGGCTTTTCAACAAGCCACGTTCGAACGTGTTTTCAGCATGATGTTGGAGAGAACCCCAGATATTCCAGATTCCAGAGCTTTACTGGAACTCAAATCTGATGGCGAAACATATGAATGGATTCCTTTTCCATTATGGACAATCTGTGCTGACAATTTTGCACTACCTAACATCTCAGATTCTAGCCCATCTGATGCTGGGTTTGTATTCAGGATATTTGTAGGAAGCTGTGAAAAGAATCTGAATAACTTGGAAGTATCTGAAAGGTCTCGAAAATATCTTTCGAGTTACTTCCTTCCAGACTACCCGGAGCTTGGAAGACAAATACTGATGCTCATTCCCGGAAGTGACTCTAGGACGATAGGTTTCACAACAATCACCTCGGTCACGCGGGACGGAAACACAGAGAGCATTAGTGGTCGAAATTCTACGGTTGCGACTTCAATTGAGCTTCCAGAAGGTATCGAAGTTGAATCTCGTAAAGAAGGTGCAATGTGCAATGGTGCGAGAGCAGAGGTGGATGCAATCATTGACGAAGTTGGCTCGATTCAGTCAATTGACGAGGACATTCAGTCACACAACAGCAGCATTGCACGAACTCCAGGTATCATCGCCGCTGAGCGCCAAATTGGTGACTTGCTTTCCCGGCATCCGGATCTCCGCTTTATCATTGATGTATCCTCAGAACTTATGCCAAAGGAGAGGCTCGAGCGCAATATTCGGAGATCACTCAAGCATTTGTATCTGAAACTCAGAGAACAGACGGAAAAGCACATCGAAATCCAGGTTTTGACAACTCGAATGCTTAAAGGGCGAGGTTCAAGGACTAGAATCTCAAAAAGAACTGTCGATGGCGAGTTAGCATCCCCATCTCCAAGGAATAGcaacgaagaagacgaagaaatCCGGCCGAGCTTCCGGAAGGATCGAGCTTATCTCAACAATTGGATATTAAAAACGGAACTGTCTGCGAGACCAGATGAAAAGCCTCAGCAGCCAGCAGATGCGGCTGATGATACCAAGCTGACAGAAAGTGACGACGACATGtgtgaagaaagagagagtGATTCAGAAGAATTCCAAGCAGTTCAAGTCGCAGAAGAATTTCTCATGAAGGGACCTCCTTTTCAGGCGTTCTTGGCACATCTTGGACTCTCATTATTACCTGATACTCTCAGACAGGTCATGCAATTAGCTGCCTGGGATACCATTGAACTGATCAATACTCCGGCTGAAGTTTCAATTTCTGATCAAATCAAAACTTCCGTGGAGAAGCTGACCGGCAGCCCCTGGGATTGGTGGCCACTCAAACCGCCGGAGGTACCTTTGCGAAGGGGCTATGTACGAATGAACTGGGCTTGCGTGAGTTACTACGAGTATAAGACACTTTCTATGTAA
- a CDS encoding hypothetical protein (At least one base has a quality score < 10), whose protein sequence is MSTLPVLNISSIIFRYSGLVGNLIAISSAARVPPGSPPLRYIYDQLLAIQSELQDGLLSLQEERALSADRNFTTILKCARACARDCGTLLKAAETNLERETQNGQGGQFLQLVDQLFVPSYFGNLQDSINEYTRPSTRHLANNIICHVHDQLRDIENRLSVSLGCNAFEELQRSTGLVDAQLGQIPCGTEAWDEVCDRLQHILFKLYHLQTAVPMLCALNYSERSLRQSRISTALKGTFSWVFQEQTDDVINAQSSLRRWLTSDQSLFWVTGKSCSGKSTLMKFVSEHQDTRTLLQKWAGHRELLIVNHYFDAMGLPIQRSFEGLLRSLVFGILSAKPSLLKNSPSSLVSASSALPATFKFGHIFSSITKNAVPVKMCFFIDGLDEYEGDHARLCQLIEDVAALSYAKIIVSSRPRGAFEDSFGSSTETTLSLEEVNRGDINKYIKFHLEGSPLQKNKDCSKYKDLDLESLSAQAQGDFLWAVLVTRFLLEDPSPLADAYNGAENVEDIPHNLSGLAKIVAESPNLQCYGKAAEYLTIAREAKRCLAAEILFFHNLDFANDMYAFMTPTDLLSPHDEDTKELHHQIRRDIMQTCRGLLEVVDGQVVFVHRAVLELIHSEEFCNFLLTKVRKGFDSDLSVFKASVSWFKRKRFRSGEFVDLQPEPAAVSLTYVQSLSKFHKKLGSTLPDFQDTFNHPVDVYWMTKAVNIRGGFHNVCKHERWLDVIKDLGYSDDTAVSVSDPVKKLYKRWLHPYEEHLHRKKLEEHDPMKDIEDLVESLRKCLEYARRCDQKENTVATTWALLDNVEESLLSMTARNQFNISDVSMARGIYRHLVIESGIQRYIANKLWVDPGYCDNKYSQKYRSPLCSALGAAPHNLHPAHLSPESMDRSLFKSLLALGHEPNKFHHTGETPWVSFVNTHIPNTLSNSPPGLNKININLINEISILMLEHGARPGDHVELLDKKSRTWKVPIWFKFLMLAHWVPAFQQATFERVFSMMLERTPDIPDSRALLELKSDGETYEWIPFPLWTICADNFALPNISDSSPSDAGFVFRIFVGSCEKNLNNLEVSERSRKYLSSYFLPDYPELGRQILMLIPGSDSRTIGFTTITSVTRDGNTESISGRNSTVATSIELPEGIEVESRKEGAMCNGARAEVDAIIDEVGSIQSIDEDIQSHNSSIARTPGIIAAERQIGDLLSRHPDLRFIIDVSSELMPKERLERNIRRSLKHLYLKLREQTEKHIEIQVLTTRMLKGRGSRTRISKRTVDGELASPSPRNSNEEDEEIRPSFRKDRAYLNNWILKTELSARPDEKPQQPADAADDTKLTESDDDMCEERESDSEEFQAVQVAEEFLMKGPPFQAFLAHLGLSLLPDTLRQVMQLAAWDTIELINTPAEVSISDQIKTSVEKLTGSPWDWWPLKPPEVPLRRGYVRMNWACHCGKPFWVHITSSQAQIIERMVKNPTTFAEDHCKATHARRNTFQRVTAWFKWNSGTLLPVSTPVSQDSQQPSGVGGNNRIQQGVATTEQNNIPPVTIDDLRILFGVPMGLKTLHVIPIPVNQPDSNVFPQLKAEYRRMRGRWRAWFSFWQLSHCNFVKFESIARNIVVACGQDLPKASDLDYDYTPKPPQASIPPVHPHIFEAAFNSCTGGKCRNPSPFHDCYEFEETTYIKRIPKKKTPLSPGAIDMPIWGLEARHCISCFHVIIYHLLILVPPFVLWGWWMSRHPDDIQSASVPMTIVLAMISMFWSATGIMKQFRGEP, encoded by the exons ATGAGTACTTTACCGGTACTTAATATATCAAGCATAATTTTCCGTTATTCTGGCCTTGTCGGAAATCTCATAGCTATCTCTTCAGCAGCCCGTGTTCCGCCAGGAAGTCCCCCCTTGCGGTATATATATGATCAACTCCTTGCGATCCAGTCGGAATTACAAGATGGCCTCCTTTCTTTACAGGAGGAAAGAGCCCTATCGGCTGACAGAAACTTTACTACGATACTAAAATGCGCGAGAGCGTGTGCAAGGGACTGTGGTACTCTTCTTAAGGCTGCCGAGACAAATCTCGAGAGAGAGACTCAAAATGGGCAAGGGGGACAGTTCCTGCAGTTAGTTGATCAGCTGTTCGTGCCTTCATATTTTGGGAATCTTCAAGACTCGATCAATGAGTATACTCGACCAAGTACTCGCCACTTGGCGAA CAACATCATATGCCATGTGCATGACCAATTGAGAGACATTGAAAACCGGTTAAGCGTTTCTCTGGGATGCAATGCTTTTGAAGAGCTCCAAAGGTCCACAGGCCTTGTTGACGCTCAACTCGGCCAAATTCCTTGCGGAACAGAGGCTTGGGATGAAGTCTGTGACAGACTGCAACACATATTGTTCAAACTTTACCACCTACAGACAGCAGTCCCAATGTTATGCGCCCTCAACTATAGCGAGAGATCACTTCGCCAGAGTAGGATCTCGACAGCTCTTAAGGGAACGTTCTCCTGGGTCTTTCAAGAACAAACAGACGATGTCATCAATGCTCAATCCTCGTTGCGTCGCTGGCTCACTTCAGATCAGAGCCTTTTTTGGGTCACAGGCAAATCATGTTCAGGGAAATCGACATTGATGAAATTTGTTTCTGAACATCAGGATACCCGGACCTTACTGCAGAAATGGGCTGGGCATAGGGAGCTATTGATCGTCAATCACTACTTTGATGCTATGGGTCTACCAATCCAGAGATCATTTGAGGGACTTCTGAGATCCCTCGTATTTGGAATTCTCAGTGCAAAGCCAAGTCTCTTGAAGAATTCGCCGTCGAGTCTTGTTTCAGCATCGAGCGCCCTGCCGGCAACTTTCAAATTCGGACATATATTCAGCTCCATAACGAAGAATGCTGTTCCAGTCAAAATGTGTTTCTTTATCGATGGGCTGGATGAATATGAGGGAGATCATGCAAGGCTTTGTCAACTGATAGAAGATGTGGCAGCCCTCTCCTATGCCAAAATCATTGTCTCTAGCAGACCACGGGGTGCATTTGAGGATTCATTCGGTAGTTCTACTGAAACCACACTATCTCTGGAAGAGGTCAATCGAGGTGATATCAACAAATACATCAAATTTCATTTGGAGGGAAGCCCTTTGCAAAAGAATAAGGACTGTTCGAAGTATAAggatcttgatctcgagTCCCTCAGTGCTCAAGCACAGGGGGACTTCCTCTGGGCTGTTTTGGTAACTCGTTTTCTCCTTGAGGATCCGTCTCCTTTGGCTGATGCCTACAACGGAGCAGAAAATGTTGAAGACATCCCCCACAACTTATCAGGCCTAGCAAAGATTGTGGCAGAATCCCCGAACTTACAGTGTTATGGAAAAGCTGCTGAGTATCTGACAATCGCTCGCGAAGCAAAACGATGCCTAGCTGCCGAAATTCTCTTCTTTCACAACCTCGACTTTGCCAATGATATGTACGCTTTTATGACACCAACGGACCTTTTATCGCCCCATGACGAAGATACAAAAGAACTACATCACCAGATTCGTCGTGACATCATGCAGACATGTAGAGGACTGCTGGAAGTTGTCGATGGCCAAGTTGTCTTCGTGCATCGAGCTGTTTTGGAATTGATACATTCCGAAGAGTTTTGTAACTTCTTACTCACAAAGGTTCGGAAAGGGTTCGATTCTGATCTCTCAGTCTTCAAAGCATCCGTTTCTTGGTTCAAGCGCAAACGTTTCAGGAGCGGCGAATTCGTCGACTTACAGCCAGAGCCTGCAGCGGTCAGTTTAACATATGTACAGAGCCTTTCAAAGTTTCATAAGAAATTAGGGAGTACCTTGCCGGATTTTCAGGATACATTCAATCACCCAGTCGACGTTTACTGGATGACAAAGGCTGTCAACATCCGAGGAGGCTTTCACAACGTATGCAAGCACGAAAGATGGCTGGATGTTATCAAAGACTTGGGATATAGCGACGATACTGCAGTATCAGTTTCAGACCCAGTCAAGAAGCTGTATAagcgatggcttcatccaTACGAAGAGCACCTGCACCGAAAGAAGCTAGAAGAACACGACCCTATGAAAGATATTGAAGACCTTGTTGAGAGCTTGAGGAAGTGTCTTGAATACGCACGACGTTGCGATCAAAAGGAAAATACTGTCGCCACGACTTGGGCACTCCTTGACAACGTTGAAGAAAGTCTGTTGTCCATGACCGCGAGGAATCAATTCAACATATCGGATGTATCTATGGCAAGGGGCATTTACCGTCATCTTGTGATTGAATCCGGTATCCAGAGATACATCGCGAACAAACTCTGGGTTGATCCAGGATATTGTGATAACAAATATTCACAGAAGTACCGATCACCTCTATGTTCTGCGCTTGGAGCGGCACCACATAACCTTCATCCTGCGCATCTAAGTCCAGAGTCTATGGATAGATCACTCTTCaaatctcttcttgctcttgggcATGAGCCAAATAAGTTTCACCATACAGGGGAGACACCCTGGGTGTCTTTTGTGAATACCCATATTCCTAACACATTGTCCAATTCACCCCCGGGGCTCAACAAGATAAACATCAATTTGATAAATGAGATATCTATTCTCATGCTTGAACATGGGGCCAGGCCAGGGGATCATGTCGAACTTCTAGACAAGAAATCGAGGACGTGGAAAGTTCCAATTTGGTTCAAGTTCCTTATGCTGGCCCATTGGGTACCGGCTTTTCAACAAGCCACGTTCGAACGTGTTTTCAGCATGATGTTGGAGAGAACCCCAGATATTCCAGATTCCAGAGCTTTACTGGAACTCAAATCTGATGGCGAAACATATGAATGGATTCCTTTTCCATTATGGACAATCTGTGCTGACAATTTTGCACTACCTAACATCTCAGATTCTAGCCCATCTGATGCTGGGTTTGTATTCAGGATATTTGTAGGAAGCTGTGAAAAGAATCTGAATAACTTGGAAGTATCTGAAAGGTCTCGAAAATATCTTTCGAGTTACTTCCTTCCAGACTACCCGGAGCTTGGAAGACAAATACTGATGCTCATTCCCGGAAGTGACTCTAGGACGATAGGTTTCACAACAATCACCTCGGTCACGCGGGACGGAAACACAGAGAGCATTAGTGGTCGAAATTCTACGGTTGCGACTTCAATTGAGCTTCCAGAAGGTATCGAAGTTGAATCTCGTAAAGAAGGTGCAATGTGCAATGGTGCGAGAGCAGAGGTGGATGCAATCATTGACGAAGTTGGCTCGATTCAGTCAATTGACGAGGACATTCAGTCACACAACAGCAGCATTGCACGAACTCCAGGTATCATCGCCGCTGAGCGCCAAATTGGTGACTTGCTTTCCCGGCATCCGGATCTCCGCTTTATCATTGATGTATCCTCAGAACTTATGCCAAAGGAGAGGCTCGAGCGCAATATTCGGAGATCACTCAAGCATTTGTATCTGAAACTCAGAGAACAGACGGAAAAGCACATCGAAATCCAGGTTTTGACAACTCGAATGCTTAAAGGGCGAGGTTCAAGGACTAGAATCTCAAAAAGAACTGTCGATGGCGAGTTAGCATCCCCATCTCCAAGGAATAGcaacgaagaagacgaagaaatCCGGCCGAGCTTCCGGAAGGATCGAGCTTATCTCAACAATTGGATATTAAAAACGGAACTGTCTGCGAGACCAGATGAAAAGCCTCAGCAGCCAGCAGATGCGGCTGATGATACCAAGCTGACAGAAAGTGACGACGACATGtgtgaagaaagagagagtGATTCAGAAGAATTCCAAGCAGTTCAAGTCGCAGAAGAATTTCTCATGAAGGGACCTCCTTTTCAGGCGTTCTTGGCACATCTTGGACTCTCATTATTACCTGATACTCTCAGACAGGTCATGCAATTAGCTGCCTGGGATACCATTGAACTGATCAATACTCCGGCTGAAGTTTCAATTTCTGATCAAATCAAAACTTCCGTGGAGAAGCTGACCGGCAGCCCCTGGGATTGGTGGCCACTCAAACCGCCGGAGGTACCTTTGCGAAGGGGCTATGTACGAATGAACTGGGCTTGC CATTGCGGTAAGCCGTTTTGGGTACATATTACTTCTTCTCAGGCACAAATTATTGAGAGAATGGTCAAGAACCCCACCACGTTCGCTGAAGACCATTGCAAGGCCACTCATGCCAGGCGAAATACCTTCCAGAGGGTCACGGCATGGTTCAAATGGAACTCTGGAACCCTTTTGCCTGTTTCGACTCCAGTATCCCAAGATAGTCAACAACCGTCTGGTGTGGGCGGCAATAACCGAATCCAACAGGGGGTCGCTACTACAGAGCAGAACAACATCCCGCCAGTGACTATTGATGATTTAAGGATCTTATTTGGAGTACCAATGGGGCTTAAGACGCTACATGTGATCCCAATCCCGGTCAATCAACCAGACAGCAACGTTTTTCCACAATTGAAGGCTGAGTATAGAAGAATGCGAGGCCGATGGAGAGCTTGGTTCTCTTTCTGGCAGCTCAGTCACTGCAATTTCGTTAAG TTTGAGAGCATTGCCCGTAACATTGTTGTTGCTTGTGGCCAAGATCTGCCAAAAGCGAGCGACCTGGACTACGATTATACACCAAAGCCACCTCAAGCATCAATACCACCTGTTCATCCACATATCTTTGAAGCTGCATTCAACAGCTGCACTGGGGGTAAATGCCGAAACCCCTCTCCCTTTCACGACTGCTATGAATTTGAAGAAACGACCTACATAAAGCGAATTCCGAAGAAAAAGACACCACTTTCTCCGGGAGCGATTGACATGCCTATTTGGGGGCTCGAGGCCCGGCATTGCATCTCGTGCTTTCACGTCATAATATACCACTTGCTTATTCTGGTTCCTCCTTTTGTGTTGTGGGGATGGTGGATGAGTAGGCATCCCGATGACATACAGAGCGCATCTGTTCCCATGACTATTGTTTTGGCAATGATTTCTATGTTTTGGAGTGCTACTGGAATTATGAAGCAATTTCGTGGCGAGCCATAG